A window of Halopseudomonas sabulinigri genomic DNA:
ATGGCCGTGGTCATGACCTTTGCCGCCGGCTGCCCGGTGGTCAAGGTTGGCCGCATGGCGGGCCAGTTTGCCAAGCCGCGCTCGGCCGACGACGAAACCCAGGGCGGCGTGACTTTACCCGCTTACCGCGGCGACATCATCAACAATATAGCCTTCGAGGCCGCTGGCCGCGCTCCTGACCCGCAACGGCTGCTTAGCGCCTACCATCAGGCCACCGCTACGCTCAACCTGTTGCGCGCCTTTGCTCAGGGCGGCTTTGCCAGCCTAGACCAAGTGCACCAGTGGAATCTCGACTTTATTGCCAACTCCGCCATGGCCGACCGTTTCCAGCAACTGGCTGATCGTATCGATGAAAGTCTCGCCTTTATGCGCGCCTGCGGCTTCGACAACGAGCACAGCCCGCAGTTGCGCGAGACCGCCTTTTTCACCGCCCACGAAGCCCTGCTATTGAACTATGAACAGGCGTTCACCCGCCGCGACAGCCTGACCGGCGACTGGTACGACTGCTCGGCGCACATGCTGTGGATTGGTGATCGCACCCGCCAGCTGGACGGCGCGCATGTCGAGTTCATGCGCGGCATTGGCAACCCCATTGGTATCAAGGCCGGACCGACTACCGACCCGGACGACCTGCTGCGGTTGATTGATCGGCTGAATCCGGAGAACAGCAGCGACCGCCTGAACGTCATCGTGCGCATGGGAGCCGACAAGGTAGAGCAGCACATGCCGGCGTTGGTGCGTGCGGTGGAGCGCGAAGGCAAACAGGTACTGTGGAGTTCCGACCCGATGCACGGCAACACCATGAAGGCATCCAGCGGCTACAAGACCCGTGACTTCGCCCGCATTCTCAGCGAGGTGGAGCAGTTCTTTGCCGTGCATCAGGCAGAGGGCAGCTGGGCTGGCGGTATTCATATCGAGATGACCGGACAGAACGTCACCGAGTGCATCGGCGGCGCCACCCCGGTCACCGAAGACGGTTTGTCCGATCGCTATCACACCCATTGCGACCCGCGCCTGAATGCTGACCAGTCGCTGGAGCTGGCCTTTTTGATCGCCGAAACCTTGAAAAAAGTGCGCCGTTAAATCCCACGGCGGGTACTGCAGATACGTTGAAAAATCCGCCCGACAAGCTGCCGGGCGGCGTATCATCCTGCTAGCACTACTCACCTGTTTAGGGTCGCCAGCGCTCACTACGCCGGGCGGCCAACCCTGCCCTGGATTGCCTCATGCACGAACAAAGCAGCTTTCTTCTTCTGGCCGTAGTCTTTTTGCTGGCCGCCGTGGCGGCGGTACCGCTGGCCAAGCGCTTGCGCCTGGGCGCGGTCATCGGCTACCTGCTGGCCGGCGTAGTGATTGGCCCCTCGACGCTCAACCTGATCGCGCACCCCGAGGATATCCGTCATATCTCCGAACTGGGCGTGGTGCTGTTGCTGTTCATCATCGGCCTCGAACTCTCGCCGCGGCGGCTGTGGTTGATGCGCAAGGCGGTCTTTGGCGTCGGCGTAGCGCAGGTACTGGTGTGTGCGAGCCTGATTGGCACCCTGGCCTACATTGGGCTGGATCAGCCGGTGAACACCGCCCTGGTCCTGGGCTTGGGGCTGGCGTTGTCCTCCACCGCCTTTGGCCTGCAGATACTGGCCGAGCGCAAGGAACTGAACAGCGCGCATGGCCGCATGGCCTTCGCCATCCTGCTATTTCAGGACATCGCCGCCATTCCGCTGATAGCGTTGATTCCCCTGCTTGGCGGCGCCAGCAGCGATGTTGGCGGCGAGAGCAATCTGGAGCAGTTGATCAAGATTACCGGAAGCATCGCGATCATCGTGATCGGTGGTCGTTACCTGTTGCGGCCGGTATTCCGGATTGTCGCCAGAACCGGCTTGCAGGAGGTTTCCACCGCGACCGCGCTGCTGGTTGTAATAGGTACTGCCTGGCTGATGCAGAGCGTCGGTGTGTCCATGGCGCTGGGTGCCTTTCTCGCCGGCCTGTTGCTGGCAGATTCGGAGTACCGCCACGAGCTGGAGTCGCAGATAGAGCCGTTCAAGGGACTGTTGTTGGGGCTGTTTTTCATCAGCGTGGGCATGACCGCCGATCTCGGCTTGTTGCTCAACAGCCCCGGTGCAGTCCTGCTGCTGACCGCCATGATCATTGGCTGCAAACTGCCGCTGATTTATCTGGTCGGCCGCACCGCTGGCGGTCTCGACAAGCTCAGCGCCCTGCGCCTGGGGGTGGTGTTGGCGGCCGGTGGCGAGTTTGCCTTTGTGGTCTTTCAGATGGCGCGCGACCAACAACTCTTCGACCAGCGCATGCACAGCATGCTGGTACTGGCGATTACCCTGTCAATGGCGGTGACGCCATTGATCATTCTGCTGCTCTCGAAACTGATCAAGCCCAAGGCCGCTGCGGTCGAAGTACCCGAGGAGCTGAAACAGATTGACGCCGAGGCGCCGCGGGTAGTCATCTCCGGCATGGGCCGCATGGGCCAGGTGATCGCGCGCGTGCTGCGCGCCCAGCGCGTGCCCTACATTGCGCTGGAGACCTCGGTGGACAGTATCGAGCTGTCGCGCAGCCTGAGCCGCGACATGCCGATCTTTTATGGGGACTCCCTGCGTCCGGAAATCCTGCGAGCCGCACAGGTGGATCAGGCGGAGTTTTTCATCATCACCACCGACGACCCCGACACCAACCTGAAAACCGCCGAACTGGTGCGTCGCCTCTATCCGCACGTGACCATCATCGCCCGCGCGCGCAACCGCCAGCATGTACATCGGCTGATCGACCTCGGTGCGTTCGCCGTGCGCGAAACCTTTCACTCCAGCCTGGAGATGAGCAAGCAGGTACTGACCGGCCTTGGCCTCAGCGAAGCCCAGGCAGACTCGCGCCTGACCCGTTTCCGTGAACACGACGAACAGGTACTGGCCGCGCAACACAAGGTGTATGACGATGCCGCCGCCGTCATGCAGACGGCACGCGAGGCCCGTGCCGATCTGGAGCGGCTGTTCGATTCGGACCAGATCGAGGCACGCAGTATTGATGAGGCGCTGCAACGCCCGCCAGAGTGAGCCGCCGGGCACCCGTGGCGGGATTGGCCTGCTACAATGCCCGCTCACTGACTTCAGGAATCACAGCATGGCCGATATCGGACGTTTCAACCGACTGCAGGTCCTCAAACACACCGGTTTCGGCCTGTATCTCAACGGCGGTAACGACGGCGATATCCTGCTGCCCAAGCGCTACATCCCCAAGGACAAACCCAGTGAAGTCGGCGACTGGCTGGATGTGTTCATCTACTTCGACAGCGAAGACAAGATCATCGCCACCACCGAGCAGCCCAAGGCGCAGGTAGGCGACTTTGTCAGCTTGAAAGTCATCGCCAAAAACAACGTCGGCGTGTTTCTCGACTGGGGGCTACCCAAGGATGTGCTGCTGCCCTTCTCGGAGCAGAAGCGCCCGCTGGAAGTGGGTGACTACGCCGTGGTGCATCTGTACCTCGACAAGCACACCAGCCGGGTAATCGCCACCAGCCGGCTGGATCGCTATCTCGACAAGACGCCAGCGCGCTACAAGGCCGGCGACCCGGTTGATCTGCTGATCGTGGAGCGTACCGACCTGGGCCACAAGGCCATCATCAACGGCCTGCACTGGGGGCTGGTGCACAAGAACGAAGCCTTCAAATTCCTGCGCGGCGGTCAGCGCGAGCAGGGCTACATCCGCGAAATGCGCGCCGACGGCAAGATCAGCCTCAGCCTGCAACCGGTGGGGACTGCGGCTGCCGATCAGCTACAGGACCAGATATTGCAAAAGCTGCTGGATAACAACGGTCAACTGGCGCTCAGTGACAAGAGCACCCCCGAGGCCATCAGCCGCGCCTTTGGCGTCAGCAAGGGCAACTTCAAAAAAGCCATTGGCGGCCTGCTGAAACAGGGCAAGATCAGCATTCACAGCGACCATATCGAGCTGCTTTAAGCTGCCAGAAGGCTTCAGGCCGCCCGATAAAACGCCCGGTACTGGCCGGGCGTCAGCGCCGTCCGCACTTTGAAATGGCGCTGAAAATGCGCCTGATCGGCAAACCCAAGATCCAGCGCCAAGCCATTCAGGCTGCACTCTGCGCGGCGCAATTCTGCTCGTGCCCGCTTGATCCGCGCATCCAGCTGGAAGGCATGCGGCGCCTGGCCAAATTCACGCTTGAAGCTGCGTATCAGTTGATAGCGGTTCAGCCCGGCCACCTGCGCCAGCGTGTCCAGCTGCAGGTTGGTATCCAACTGATCCATGATCATGTCGCGCGCCTGCTGCACACCCGGATGCTGAGGCGGTGCGACCGGCGAACCGGCGGAGAACAACGATTGCAGTAGCTCGATAAGCTGAATCTCTGCCGCAAGCGCAGTGCCGGCATCCAGCAGACTGGCAAACAGCTGATCAAATCGCCTGGCAGCGCCCGCCTGCACATGGGTCGCGCCGGGGAAGCAGTGATAGTCCTGACTGCCGCCAAGCACCTCACGCTGGAGCTCACCCAGCCAGTTGGCATTCAGAAACAGCATGCGGTAAGACCACAGCCCCGCCGCCGGATTGCAGGAGTGCACCTCGCCGGGGTTGACCGTGAACATACTGCCGACACCGATGCGTTGCGACCGGCCGCGGTTGCGATACAGCGTGTGGCCCTGATCAATCACGCCGAAGGAAAATTCGTCGTGGGTATGCTGCTGATAGCAAGCGCTGGAACGGTCGGCCTGCCGTAGCTCGACAAGGGGCAAGGCTGGGCTGCGTTGCAGGACTTGGGATGGGTTCTCGCGCATACCTACCTCGTGATCAATACAGCAGAATCATTGCCACGCTGCCCACCAGCAGCAGCGCCATACACCGATTGAACCAGCGCATGGCCGCAAGCCCAGGTAATTGCCGCCCCAGCAGATGGCCCGCGAGGGCCCAGCTGCCGACACCGAGCAGACACATCAGCAGCGACAGCATACAGAACAGCAACAACGCCTGCTCGCCGGCAGTACTGCCGCTGACGAACAGGCCTATGCCGGCGGTGGAAAACAACCAGGCCTTGGGGTTGAGCCACTGGGCCAGGGCGCCGGCCCAGAAACCCGGCACCTGAGCCGCTGCACTGCTGCCCGGTAGTTCGCCCCGCGCAGTAACCAACCGCCAGGCGAGGTACAACAGGTAAACCGCCCCCAACCCGCTCAGTATTCGCAGCAACTGGGGATGATCCTGCAGACTGCCGAGCAGCCCCACCCCCACCACAAACACCATCAGGGTATAACCCAGCGAGGCGCCCAGCACGTAGCGCGCAGCCCGCCACACGCCCGCCTGCGCGCCGGCGGCGACCGCCACCACGCAGACCGGGCCAGGCGCAATAGAACCCACCAACGAAAACGCCAACATCGAACCTATCAGGGTCAACATGCACTCACTCCACCATCGGCGCACTTGGGCGCCCATGGTCGGCATGCTCGCTTGTATGCCATGAGGTGTATTGAACGAAATTGCAGCTGTGTTTTGGGAGCGGCGGCGCCTAGGGCCGGGAAGATGGCGGCGGGCCTCGAGCAGCAGCGCCGGTCGCAGCGCCGCTAGCCCGGTTGGAGGCCGGCCCTCCCGGCGACGCAGCACGCCAAAACGAGAAGACCGGGTGCGCTTTCAGGTCCGGACAGGCGCCGGGTACGCCCGTCCGGTTGCGCTGCGTCAGTCCGCCGGCCGGCCCTGATCCGGTTGACTGTAATCGCAAACACCCTGAGGGAAGATGGCATTCAGCTCGGCCAACTCATCCGCGGACGGCACCCAGCTGCCATAGGTACCGTCGCTCACGGCGGTGCTGACTGGCTTGAGCGCACACTTGAAGACGCTGCCCTCAATGGGGCCACCGGCGACCATGCGCGAGGTGGTGTAAGTCGGGAAGGCGTCTGTACAGGCGCCGGCGGGTTGATCATCAAGGATGCCGTTCCACACGTTGTCACCCTCCGCAATCAGGCTACCGTCGGTGTTGAAGCAACTGTCCACCGCGCCGTCGGGACGATTATCGCCAATACTGAGCTCCGGGTTCTCGCGGATATTGGCCAGCCACTCATCCAGCACGTCCAGCGCCTGCCAGGTCTGGTCAAAGTTTTTCTGCGCGCGCGGGCGCGCCGGATTGCTGGTATCGGTCGGACGGGTATCGGTAAACCAGATCACCTGATTGTCGGCGTTGCCCATCTTGTTCAGCACCCGCTGACGGACCGAGAAGGACTGATGGCTGTTGTGCATATCCAGCACTTCTTCCAGATAATGCCGCCAGTCGATCACCGGAATATTCAGCTGGCCATCAAACACCATGCCTTGTTCATAGGCTGCGTTGATCGCCAGCAGATCACCCTCGGTGCGCGGCGCCGGAGCCGTACCGTCCGGGCTGAGATTCATGTTGCGACGGCTCCAGGGATCAAAGTTGTCCGGCGTATTGGGCGGCAGGAAGGGCGCGCCCTCCTGCACCATTTCGCTGGGCTGCTTCCAGCCGCCAATCAGCCGATTCAGCTTGAGGAACTCGCTGGTGGTGATGTCGCCACGGCGCAGCGAGCGCAACCCGTACTGCACGCCCACGTTGTCGAACAGGGTACGTGGCTGGCCGTCGTCATCGACGCCGTAGACGTTGCGCAGGTCATCAAAATGCGTCCACTGCACCGTATTCATGATGCCCGGCGGAAACATTTTTTCCTGATTGGTTACCTGCCCGTAATGCGGGTTCATGGTCAGTGGCGTCAGCCCGCGCCACGCGGGAATGCACTCGCTCATGCCCGGCGCGCTGGCGTAACCCAGGGCGATCTTGGTGTCGTACAGCGGGTCGGCGTAGGCATCAGTCGCATTCATGCCCACCAGCAAGCTGCGATTGGCGGTGGTTTGCCACCGGGCGTTGCTGCGATCCGTGGCATCCATGTAATGCTCCAGCAACTCGCAATCGCCGACATGAATGGTCTGGGTGACCATGTCCGGGTAAGAGTACTGCGGCACGCCGGCGTCGATCAGGCCAGGGTGATTCTGCGAGTACACGTATTGCTGGATGGCGCCACCCGAACCACCAATGGCGACCGTATAGTCCGGCACGCCAAAACGCTTGATAAAGTGCTCCTTGACCATCAGCGCCGTTTCACCTCCCACCTGCAGGTTGTAGTGGGTGTTGGCGCGCGTACCGGTGGAGTAGATCACCGCATAGCCCTTGCCCAGCACTTCAGGCGTAAGAGCCGCGCTGCTCAGCTTGCCTTGCGTGTGGCCAATAGCGACCCCGCCCTCAAAGTGATAAAGCAGGCGCCCGTTCCAGTTAGCCGTGCTGGCAGCATCGGCTGCATCACCACGGGTGGCCAGGGTCGCAAAACTGTAGATGAAGCGGTTGAGCGTGCCGACCTCGCGGCGCACGACAAAATCCACTTCGCGGCCATCGGTGAGCGTGGTAGTCGCCATATCGGCGGGACGCGAACCGTCACCGGGCAACGCGGCGTAGCTGTTGACCGTGGTGCGATAGAGGAAGTCCACCCGCGGCTCGATCGTACAGTCGCGGCTGTAGCCCACCACCGTCTCGCCCTCCAGTACCGGATAACCCTGCTCCTGGCTATCGACCAGCGGCTGTATGCCCAGCTCGGTATCCACGCTACAAACAAACGGGTATTGCTGCGGGCCGGAGAAGACCGGGCCGGTTTCGGGGTAACTGGTGAGCGTCATGCTGTAGAGCTCGCCGTATTGGCTGTGGTGCAACTCCAGCTGGTTCTCACCGAGTTCCAGCCCTTCGATCAGGACTTCCAGCCGACCGTTGCGCTGCAGCATCCGCGTCGGTTCGATCTCCCTGTCATTCAGCCAGAGTTCGAGGTCATCCAGCTCGTCGTTGATCAGCTCGATATCGCCTTCAATGGTCAGCAGCACAGCGCTGCCGGTAACCTGATCGGCGGCGCTGGAAAGCACACCGAGCTGCAAATCAGGCCGTGTCGTGCTATCTGAATCCGAGCCCCCGCTATCGCTGAGGCAACCGCTGAGTGCCAGGGTCAATAAACTGATGGTAAAGGCAGGTGCAAACCTTCTTGGCATATCCATTACAGATCCCTCTTGTTTAATGGGCTTCTTATTGTGGTAACCCGTTCTGATTACTGCGCCGCCCCATCCTAGGCAGCGGCCGGCAGGCAAAACAGGCACAGATGGCGGTTTTCTACTGACACAGACCCTCAGCCGCTTTGGCTAAGGCCGGCGAGCTCACCCAGGCAACGCAGCTTGGCCTCGGTTTCTGCCGTCACCGGGCTGCCTGCGTTAAGCCGGAGAAAGTCGGAATGATTTACCCCGGCCGAGAAAACACTACCGGGAAACACATGAATGCCATGCGCCAGCGCTCGCTCAAACAGCATTCGCGCATCCTGTTTATCGGGCAACCGCACCCACAACACGCAGCCGCCCTGCGGCTCGTGCACCTGGGTACCAGCCGGAAAGCTCTGCCGGACAATCTCGATCATCGTCTGCACCTGGGCCTGCAGCCGGGCGCGCAGCTGTTGCAGGTGCTGGGCGTAGCCGCCGCTTTCCATCAGCCGGCCCACCAGCAGCTGCGGGGCGGCGGCGGTAGTGATACTGCTGATCTGTTTCAGCTCGCGCAGCCGCCCGTGAAACCGCCCCGCCGCCACCCAGCCCAGCCGCAAACCGGGCATCAGCGACTTGGAGAACGAGCTGCAGTAGATCACCATGCCTTCGCTATCAAAAGCCTTGGCCGGCAGGCTATCGCCGCTGTAAACCGTATCGCCCCAAATATCGTTCTCGATCAGCGGTACCTGGTAACGGCTGGCCAGTTCAACCAACTTGCGCTTGCGCTCCAGCGACAGACTGAAGCCCAGCGGGTTCTGTGCATTGCAGGACACCAGGCACGCCTTGACCTGGCCACGCTTGAACGCCTGTTCAAGGGAGTAAAGGCAGAGCCCATCGCGGTAATGGGTGGGAATTTCCAGCGCGCGCCGTTGCAGCACCTCCAGCGCCAGCAGCGAGCCGTAGTAAGTCGGTGTCTCAACCGCCACAACGTCACCGCGCCGGGTCACTGTGCGCAACGCCAGCTCAATGGCTTCCATGCAGCCATTGGTGACCAGGATGTCATGCTCGGCCAGTGGCACCTCGTGGGTAAGGCTGCGGTGCGATAGCTGGCGGGCAAAACTGGCGACCCCGTTGGGGTGTGAATAGTCCCACACCGCTTGCGGCTGTCGGCGCGTCAACTCGCGGTACAGGCGCATGATACGCGGCACCGGCATCAACTCTGCCGCGGGCAAAGCGATCCCCAGATGCAAGATCCCGGCCCGGGTGTGCGGCTCCATGTAGCGCAGAATGTCTTCGCTCAGCGAGACATCCACCGGCAGCAGCGGAAAGTGCGCCACGCTCTGACCGCTGCCAACGCTCGGCAAGGCAGCACAGACGAACGCACCCGAGCGCTCACGTATGTCCACGTATCCGTCCAGTTCAAGCTTGCGCAAGGACTGAATCACCGTGTTGATGCTCACGCCAAACAGCTTGCTCAATGCCCGCACCGACGGCAGCCGCTCACCCGGCTGATAGTTGCCACTACGAATGTGGGCCGTGAGTTGCTCACTGATGTTTTCGTAAAGAAACAGATCCTGCGCCATCGCATCCTGCCTCGACGCTTCGGGAGCGTCCTGCGTTCTTGTTTTTCTGGTCACTCTGGAGTCTAACCGCAGTTCGGAGCGCGCGCTAAATTGGTGCATCGCAAATTGGCTTCGGCACAGCAACCATCACCCGATCACCGCTCCAGAACCACGGCTGGTGCACACCAACTCGCCTGTTTGGGTGCTTGTAACAATTTTTCACAAATTTAGTATTGGCGAGCCAATATGCAGTTATGTCTCGCCACAGCCGCCAGCGGCGACCCGAATGCACTCAGCGAGGCCTCGGCACCCCATAACAAACACAAGGAAATTGCTATGTTCGCACTCAATAAAATCTTCAAGAACGGTCTTGCCGTTGTCGCTCTCACCACCCTGTTTGCCGGGGCAGCCCAGGCCACCAACCCCGGCTCCAGCAGCCCGGATACCATGATTCTCGGTGACTCCATATTCGCCCTGTCCGGCGACATCCACGAGTACCTGGAAGCCGACCTGGACGAGAATATCGATACCTACGCCCGTTCCGGCTGCCAACTGAGCGGCGGCAACATCCTCTGCTCGCGCACCTACTCGGTGGAGCGCCAGTACGCCCGCGCCAGCAAAAGCGGCATCAAGACCGTGATCTTCAACGGTGGCGGCAACGATATTCAGCTGAACAGCTGCCGTCCGTCCTTGAGCCGCTGCATGCCGCTGCTGAATGAACTGGAAGACAAGATCGCCGCCCTGGTTGCCGACATGCGCGATGACGGCATCGAGGAAATCATCTTCCTCGGTTACTACAACGCCGTTGGTGGTGCCGAAGAGCTGCGCGAGATCAACAACTACAGCATGAACTACAAGGCCGCCGCCTATCCCGGTATGAACGTCAAGTTCGTTGACGTACGCGCCGCCTTTGCCGGTAACGAGGCTCGCTACATCACCAGTGACGGCATTCACCCCACCGCCGCCGGTTCCCGCGTGCTGGCTGACCTGCTGCTGCAGGCGCTGGATCAGTAACGCCCGCAATCGCTCGGGGCCACGGCATATGACGCCGTGGCCTTGTGCATTCCCCGGTTACCAAACTCCCCTTGAGAGCCACACTCACGGCGCTCATAATGCACGGCCTGCCCCTCTAGCCACAGGCCCTCGCATGTTTCGCTGGTTTGAAAATCGCCTGAACCCCTTCCCCGCCGAAGAACCTACCGAGCCGCCGCGTTCGCTGCTGGCGTTTTGTCTGCACTACACCAAGGGGGCTTGGCCCTACCTGATTCTGGCCTCGATTCTGATGGCCGGCATTGCCATCACCGAGGTCTGGCTGTTCGGTTTTCTCGGCAGCATCGTTGACTGGCTAAGCGAGCAGAACCGCGAGACCTTCCTGCAGACGGAAGGCTGGAAACTGGCCGGCATGGCCTTTGTGGTGCTTATTGCCTTGCCGCTCCTGATCTTCAGCAATTCGCTGCTGACGCACCAGACCCTGATGGGCAATTACCCCATGCGCATTCGCTGGATGGTGCACCGCTACCTGCTCAAGCAGTCGATGGCCTTCTATCAGGACGAGTTCGCCGGGCGCATTGCCACCAAGCTGATGCAAACCGCGCTGGCAGTACGCGAGTGCGTGATCAAGCTGATCGACGTGCTCAACTACATCATCGTCTACTTTATCGGCACCCTGCTGCTGGTTGGCTTGGCCGATTGGCGCCTGACCTTGCCAATGCTCGGCTGGCTAGCCGGTTACGTATTGCTGATGCGTTACTTCATTCCGGTGCTCGGCAAGGTAGCCAAGGTACAGGCCGATGCGCGCTCAATGATGACCGGGCGCATTGTCGACAGCTACACCAATATCCAGACGGTCAAACTCTTCTCCCACGCCAAACGCGAGTCGAGCTACGCCCGTGAAGGCATGGATGAGTTCATGGTCACCGTGCATCAGCAGATGCGTCTGGTTACCCAGCTGTACAGCCTGCTGTATCTGCTCAATGCGCTATTGCTGCTGGGCGTGACCGGACTGGCAATCTGGCTCTGGTTACAGGGCGCGGTGAGCGTCGGCGCGGTCGCCGTGGCGGCCGGACTGGTGCTGCGGCTGTGGGGCATGTCGCAGTGGATCATGTGGGAGCTCTCTGCGCTGTTTGAAAACATTGGCACCGTGCAAGATGGCATCAACTCCATCT
This region includes:
- a CDS encoding class II 3-deoxy-7-phosphoheptulonate synthase, with product MTALWTPDSWRSKPILQQPTYPDQQALLAVEDSLASYPPLVFAGEARELRRQFAEVTAGRAFLLQGGDCAESFAEFSAPKIRDTFKVMLQMAVVMTFAAGCPVVKVGRMAGQFAKPRSADDETQGGVTLPAYRGDIINNIAFEAAGRAPDPQRLLSAYHQATATLNLLRAFAQGGFASLDQVHQWNLDFIANSAMADRFQQLADRIDESLAFMRACGFDNEHSPQLRETAFFTAHEALLLNYEQAFTRRDSLTGDWYDCSAHMLWIGDRTRQLDGAHVEFMRGIGNPIGIKAGPTTDPDDLLRLIDRLNPENSSDRLNVIVRMGADKVEQHMPALVRAVEREGKQVLWSSDPMHGNTMKASSGYKTRDFARILSEVEQFFAVHQAEGSWAGGIHIEMTGQNVTECIGGATPVTEDGLSDRYHTHCDPRLNADQSLELAFLIAETLKKVRR
- a CDS encoding monovalent cation:proton antiporter-2 (CPA2) family protein translates to MHEQSSFLLLAVVFLLAAVAAVPLAKRLRLGAVIGYLLAGVVIGPSTLNLIAHPEDIRHISELGVVLLLFIIGLELSPRRLWLMRKAVFGVGVAQVLVCASLIGTLAYIGLDQPVNTALVLGLGLALSSTAFGLQILAERKELNSAHGRMAFAILLFQDIAAIPLIALIPLLGGASSDVGGESNLEQLIKITGSIAIIVIGGRYLLRPVFRIVARTGLQEVSTATALLVVIGTAWLMQSVGVSMALGAFLAGLLLADSEYRHELESQIEPFKGLLLGLFFISVGMTADLGLLLNSPGAVLLLTAMIIGCKLPLIYLVGRTAGGLDKLSALRLGVVLAAGGEFAFVVFQMARDQQLFDQRMHSMLVLAITLSMAVTPLIILLLSKLIKPKAAAVEVPEELKQIDAEAPRVVISGMGRMGQVIARVLRAQRVPYIALETSVDSIELSRSLSRDMPIFYGDSLRPEILRAAQVDQAEFFIITTDDPDTNLKTAELVRRLYPHVTIIARARNRQHVHRLIDLGAFAVRETFHSSLEMSKQVLTGLGLSEAQADSRLTRFREHDEQVLAAQHKVYDDAAAVMQTAREARADLERLFDSDQIEARSIDEALQRPPE
- a CDS encoding CvfB family protein, with protein sequence MADIGRFNRLQVLKHTGFGLYLNGGNDGDILLPKRYIPKDKPSEVGDWLDVFIYFDSEDKIIATTEQPKAQVGDFVSLKVIAKNNVGVFLDWGLPKDVLLPFSEQKRPLEVGDYAVVHLYLDKHTSRVIATSRLDRYLDKTPARYKAGDPVDLLIVERTDLGHKAIINGLHWGLVHKNEAFKFLRGGQREQGYIREMRADGKISLSLQPVGTAAADQLQDQILQKLLDNNGQLALSDKSTPEAISRAFGVSKGNFKKAIGGLLKQGKISIHSDHIELL
- a CDS encoding AraC family transcriptional regulator, yielding MRENPSQVLQRSPALPLVELRQADRSSACYQQHTHDEFSFGVIDQGHTLYRNRGRSQRIGVGSMFTVNPGEVHSCNPAAGLWSYRMLFLNANWLGELQREVLGGSQDYHCFPGATHVQAGAARRFDQLFASLLDAGTALAAEIQLIELLQSLFSAGSPVAPPQHPGVQQARDMIMDQLDTNLQLDTLAQVAGLNRYQLIRSFKREFGQAPHAFQLDARIKRARAELRRAECSLNGLALDLGFADQAHFQRHFKVRTALTPGQYRAFYRAA
- a CDS encoding LysE family translocator, whose translation is MLTLIGSMLAFSLVGSIAPGPVCVVAVAAGAQAGVWRAARYVLGASLGYTLMVFVVGVGLLGSLQDHPQLLRILSGLGAVYLLYLAWRLVTARGELPGSSAAAQVPGFWAGALAQWLNPKAWLFSTAGIGLFVSGSTAGEQALLLFCMLSLLMCLLGVGSWALAGHLLGRQLPGLAAMRWFNRCMALLLVGSVAMILLY
- a CDS encoding DUF6351 family protein — encoded protein: MDMPRRFAPAFTISLLTLALSGCLSDSGGSDSDSTTRPDLQLGVLSSAADQVTGSAVLLTIEGDIELINDELDDLELWLNDREIEPTRMLQRNGRLEVLIEGLELGENQLELHHSQYGELYSMTLTSYPETGPVFSGPQQYPFVCSVDTELGIQPLVDSQEQGYPVLEGETVVGYSRDCTIEPRVDFLYRTTVNSYAALPGDGSRPADMATTTLTDGREVDFVVRREVGTLNRFIYSFATLATRGDAADAASTANWNGRLLYHFEGGVAIGHTQGKLSSAALTPEVLGKGYAVIYSTGTRANTHYNLQVGGETALMVKEHFIKRFGVPDYTVAIGGSGGAIQQYVYSQNHPGLIDAGVPQYSYPDMVTQTIHVGDCELLEHYMDATDRSNARWQTTANRSLLVGMNATDAYADPLYDTKIALGYASAPGMSECIPAWRGLTPLTMNPHYGQVTNQEKMFPPGIMNTVQWTHFDDLRNVYGVDDDGQPRTLFDNVGVQYGLRSLRRGDITTSEFLKLNRLIGGWKQPSEMVQEGAPFLPPNTPDNFDPWSRRNMNLSPDGTAPAPRTEGDLLAINAAYEQGMVFDGQLNIPVIDWRHYLEEVLDMHNSHQSFSVRQRVLNKMGNADNQVIWFTDTRPTDTSNPARPRAQKNFDQTWQALDVLDEWLANIRENPELSIGDNRPDGAVDSCFNTDGSLIAEGDNVWNGILDDQPAGACTDAFPTYTTSRMVAGGPIEGSVFKCALKPVSTAVSDGTYGSWVPSADELAELNAIFPQGVCDYSQPDQGRPAD
- a CDS encoding aminotransferase-like domain-containing protein, which codes for MAQDLFLYENISEQLTAHIRSGNYQPGERLPSVRALSKLFGVSINTVIQSLRKLELDGYVDIRERSGAFVCAALPSVGSGQSVAHFPLLPVDVSLSEDILRYMEPHTRAGILHLGIALPAAELMPVPRIMRLYRELTRRQPQAVWDYSHPNGVASFARQLSHRSLTHEVPLAEHDILVTNGCMEAIELALRTVTRRGDVVAVETPTYYGSLLALEVLQRRALEIPTHYRDGLCLYSLEQAFKRGQVKACLVSCNAQNPLGFSLSLERKRKLVELASRYQVPLIENDIWGDTVYSGDSLPAKAFDSEGMVIYCSSFSKSLMPGLRLGWVAAGRFHGRLRELKQISSITTAAAPQLLVGRLMESGGYAQHLQQLRARLQAQVQTMIEIVRQSFPAGTQVHEPQGGCVLWVRLPDKQDARMLFERALAHGIHVFPGSVFSAGVNHSDFLRLNAGSPVTAETEAKLRCLGELAGLSQSG
- a CDS encoding SGNH/GDSL hydrolase family protein; amino-acid sequence: MFALNKIFKNGLAVVALTTLFAGAAQATNPGSSSPDTMILGDSIFALSGDIHEYLEADLDENIDTYARSGCQLSGGNILCSRTYSVERQYARASKSGIKTVIFNGGGNDIQLNSCRPSLSRCMPLLNELEDKIAALVADMRDDGIEEIIFLGYYNAVGGAEELREINNYSMNYKAAAYPGMNVKFVDVRAAFAGNEARYITSDGIHPTAAGSRVLADLLLQALDQ